In Pararge aegeria chromosome 27, ilParAegt1.1, whole genome shotgun sequence, one genomic interval encodes:
- the LOC120635828 gene encoding zinc finger imprinted 3-like isoform X1 codes for MEANASSGSSVFIDLSTSDLLEEFNGSTRNTSQQDTKQPHSGDSDPVLKRKLKCLDCNRYTTSDEGKMTRHIRKVHRGENPYQCYMCDYSTYNNCLFDEHVRIHKGIKPFKCAFCPHRNVSKKNLKRHEKIHRPDNPLKCANCDHIARNKRSFDCHAKKCPPDKVDASHTCSWCDKQFEDENALVSHKSHLRTCNMPLKDSSKRCAYTTCSYRAMNQHEEQEHGKPKRTYKARVSRYMFKCSLCEWSSNRKTKILLHLVHHPNQLLDENFIDLSVLRKHGIME; via the exons ATGGAAGCGAATGCCAGTAGTGGTTCATCAGTCTTTATTGATTTATCAACAAGTGATTTACTTGAAGAGTTTAATGGTTCAACGCGTAACACAAGTCAACAGGACACAAA ACAGCCACATTCAGGGGACAGTGACCCGGTATTAAAGAGAAAACTGAAATGCCTTGATTGCAATCGCTACACGACTAGTGATGAAGGCAAGATGACTCGTCACATAAGGAAGGTCCACAGAGGAGAGAACCCCTACCAGTGCTATATGTGTGACTACag TACTTACAACAATTGCCTGTTCGACGAGCACGTGAGAATCCACAAAGGTATAAAGCCGTTTAAATGCGCGTTCTGCCCGCACCGGAACGTCTCCAAAAAAAATCTGAAGAGGCACGAGAAAATACACCGTCCGGACAACCCGTTGAAATGCGCCAACTGCGACCACATTGCCAGAAACAAGAGAAGCTTCGACTGCCACGCCAAGAAATGCCCCCCGGACAAAGTAGATGCAAGTCACACTTGCTCGTGGTGCGATAAGCAGTTTGAAGATGAGAACGCATTAGTGAGCCACAAGTCGCACCTGAGAACTTGTAATATGCCACTCAAGGACAGCTCCAAGAGGTGTGCGTACACAACATGCTCGTACAGAGCCATGAATCAGCACGAAGAACAAGAGCACGGGAAGCCCAAACGGACGTACAAAGCCCGAGTCAGTCGGTACATGTTCAAATGCAGTCTGTGCGAGTGGTCTTCCAACAGGAAGACGAAGATTCTTCTGCATCTAGTGCACCATCCAAACCAGCTGCTCGATGAGAACTTTATAGACCTTTCAGTGTTGAGGAAGCACGGGATTATGGAGTGA
- the LOC120635828 gene encoding zinc finger imprinted 3-like isoform X2, translating to MEANASSGSSVFIDLSTSDLLEEFNGSTRNTSQQDTNDPVLKRKLKCLDCNRYTTSDEGKMTRHIRKVHRGENPYQCYMCDYSTYNNCLFDEHVRIHKGIKPFKCAFCPHRNVSKKNLKRHEKIHRPDNPLKCANCDHIARNKRSFDCHAKKCPPDKVDASHTCSWCDKQFEDENALVSHKSHLRTCNMPLKDSSKRCAYTTCSYRAMNQHEEQEHGKPKRTYKARVSRYMFKCSLCEWSSNRKTKILLHLVHHPNQLLDENFIDLSVLRKHGIME from the exons ATGGAAGCGAATGCCAGTAGTGGTTCATCAGTCTTTATTGATTTATCAACAAGTGATTTACTTGAAGAGTTTAATGGTTCAACGCGTAACACAAGTCAACAGGACACAAA TGACCCGGTATTAAAGAGAAAACTGAAATGCCTTGATTGCAATCGCTACACGACTAGTGATGAAGGCAAGATGACTCGTCACATAAGGAAGGTCCACAGAGGAGAGAACCCCTACCAGTGCTATATGTGTGACTACag TACTTACAACAATTGCCTGTTCGACGAGCACGTGAGAATCCACAAAGGTATAAAGCCGTTTAAATGCGCGTTCTGCCCGCACCGGAACGTCTCCAAAAAAAATCTGAAGAGGCACGAGAAAATACACCGTCCGGACAACCCGTTGAAATGCGCCAACTGCGACCACATTGCCAGAAACAAGAGAAGCTTCGACTGCCACGCCAAGAAATGCCCCCCGGACAAAGTAGATGCAAGTCACACTTGCTCGTGGTGCGATAAGCAGTTTGAAGATGAGAACGCATTAGTGAGCCACAAGTCGCACCTGAGAACTTGTAATATGCCACTCAAGGACAGCTCCAAGAGGTGTGCGTACACAACATGCTCGTACAGAGCCATGAATCAGCACGAAGAACAAGAGCACGGGAAGCCCAAACGGACGTACAAAGCCCGAGTCAGTCGGTACATGTTCAAATGCAGTCTGTGCGAGTGGTCTTCCAACAGGAAGACGAAGATTCTTCTGCATCTAGTGCACCATCCAAACCAGCTGCTCGATGAGAACTTTATAGACCTTTCAGTGTTGAGGAAGCACGGGATTATGGAGTGA
- the LOC120635569 gene encoding GATA zinc finger domain-containing protein 4-like has product MLHILLISLTTIFFAKQAKSTNNWNVELILEKLLASDHFDKIADIIAEKAAEKINSHSSRKTEKKNQDLNADRRKHINEFQSNVNIDVINDSISTKTPVINKLSLKYKLFTKRAIEELDSNNNKNVKSIDSRSDDEAHNNIDINNLNDTNNFPSNDIELNQEVDDYDEVYEINAKAKKAEENSIEKTQETLKHNKDIKSEIIDRINNSESTEVVNNHEKNVSPKVADKEKKYSNLKLDSELNKSNMVNNVQTKHIYKEGGRIFALQSSSDYDEYHKELNRTMIEDTSEE; this is encoded by the exons ATGTTACATATTCTATTGAtat CACttactacaatattttttgcTAAACAAGCAAAAAGCACGAATAATTGGAACGTTGAGTTGATCTTAGAGAAGTTGCTTGCCTCTGATCATTTTGATAAAATAGCTGATATTATTGCTGAGAAGGCTgcggaaaaaataaatagccattCAAGTCGTAAAACCGAAAAGAAAAACCAAGATCTAAACGCTGATAGACGAAAACATATTAATGAATTTCAAAGTAACGTAAACATTGATGTGATTAATGATTCTATTTCAACTAAAACACCTGTAATTAATAAACTATCGTTGAAGTATAAACTTTTCACAAAAAGGGCCATCGAAGAGTtagatagtaataataataaaaatgttaaatctaTAGATAGTCGGTCAGATGATGAAGCgcataataatattgatataaataatttaaatgatactaaTAATTTTCCTAGTAACGATATAGAGTTAAACCAAGAAGTAGATGATTACGATGAAGTTTATGAGATAAACGCAAAAGCCAAGAAAGCAGAGGAAAATAGCATAGAGAAAACTCAAGAGACTCTCAAacataataaagatataaaaagcGAAATAAttgatagaataaataatagtgaatctacGGAAGTTGTGAATAACCATGAAAAAAATGTCTCACCTAAAGTAGCagataaagaaaagaaatataGTAATCTAAAACTAGACagtgaattaaataaatcaaatatggTAAACAATGTACAAaccaaacatatttataaagaaGGTGGTAGAATATTCGCCCTGCAATCATCTTCAGATTATGATGAGTATCATAAAGAATTAAACAGAACGATGATAGAAGACACTAGtgaagaataa
- the LOC120635706 gene encoding uncharacterized protein LOC120635706, translating into MSLPLLRQPKTQVTLQQRTRQSQYEQQFIILTLKSSIKLVVTSDSFHCIVNVGDVFKCVLCNTNMDAEVELKEYHKTLAEHHRLLKIYPYLEELGENLVRQIDSTNCFCTICSIVTSVHYVSRHVQNDEHMRELNKAVLRAETYKPCEEPPNVNTVDLNNKK; encoded by the exons atgtcCTTACCTCTTTTAAGACAACCCAAAACTCAAGTAACTCTACAACAAAGGACTAGACAGTCACAGTATGAGCaacagtttataatattaacgttaAAAAGCTCCATAAAACTGGTAGTGACATCAGACTCCTTTCATTGTATTGTAAATGTGGGAGACGTGTTCAAATGCGTTCTTTGTAATACAAACATGGATGCTGAGGTTGAACTGAAGGAATACCACAAAACTTTGGCAGAGCATCACAGATTGCTGAAAATATACCCGTATTTGGAAGAGTTAGGTGAAAATTTAGTAAGACAG ATTGATAGCACCAACTGCTTCTGTACAATATGCAGTATAGTAACATCTGTACATTATGTTTCAAGGCATGTTCAGAACGATGAACACATGCGTGAGTTGAACAAGGCTGTCTTGCGAGCTGAAACTTACAAACCTTGTGAAGAACCTCCCAATGTCAACACTgtggatttaaataataaaaaatga
- the LOC120635817 gene encoding protein LLP homolog → MAKSIRSKWKRKCRAIKRERYAVKELSRLKKMLGVKEEEKVTESEVMESDQVIFLDAGQINKKKKNKKKTEEPKPTPEEDDDVQMSSDDENIEIDCENGKKRVFSSKTLKDQNGQYPVWLHKRKIAKLACNKKNMKNKKKSKKRRK, encoded by the coding sequence ATGGCGAAATCAATTAGAAGTAAATGGAAGCGAAAATGCAGAGCTATAAAGCGGGAACGATATGCTGTAAAAGAACTGTCCAGGCTAAAGAAGATGTTGGGAGTAAAAGAGGAAGAAAAAGTGACTGAAAGTGAGGTTATGGAGTCGGATCAAGTTATTTTCCTTGACGCTGGACAgattaataagaaaaagaagaacAAAAAGAAGACCGAGGAACCGAAACCCACACCAGAGGAAGACGATGATGTCCAAATGAGTTCGGATGACGAAAATATCGAGATAGACTGTGAGAATGGCAAGAAAAGAGTGTTTAGTTCTAAAACCCTCAAAGATCAGAACGGGCAATACCCAGTATGGTTACACAAAAGAAAGATCGCGAAGTTAGCCTGCAACAAAAAGAACatgaagaataaaaagaaatcaAAGAAACGAAGAAAATAA